The proteins below are encoded in one region of Tessaracoccus aquimaris:
- a CDS encoding DUF3040 domain-containing protein — protein sequence MALSEQERKLLEQLEASLMADDPKLADRLSGSAEVRVHRRRAALAGLSFVLGVAVLIAGVQVHPAVSVVGFLIMLGAALLGINSWQRVGDDGQPSKPQQGPPKSDPPTSDFMDRLEERWRKRQQGGDN from the coding sequence ATGGCCCTTTCTGAGCAGGAGCGCAAGCTACTGGAGCAGCTTGAGGCGTCCCTGATGGCCGATGACCCCAAGCTGGCGGATCGGCTGAGCGGGTCGGCCGAGGTGCGGGTGCACCGCAGGCGCGCAGCGCTTGCCGGCCTGAGCTTCGTGCTCGGCGTCGCGGTCCTGATCGCGGGGGTGCAGGTGCATCCCGCGGTGAGCGTCGTGGGCTTCCTGATCATGCTGGGCGCCGCCCTTCTCGGCATCAACTCGTGGCAGCGCGTCGGCGACGACGGGCAGCCGAGCAAGCCCCAGCAGGGCCCGCCGAAGAGCGATCCCCCGACGAGCGACTTCATGGACCGCCTCGAGGAACGCTGGCGCAAGCGCCAGCAGGGTGGCGACAACTAA
- a CDS encoding CueP family metal-binding protein — MRTLPAATASLIAVIALGACSADQPAITPPTAAPSAAAPAGVDAFLAAHGLEGKSVTEIVDALDATNDDREAGPFGSVRSGELILADDTSEISLPIEDAFYLSIAPYVGQTHECYNHSLSGCQGELVDADLDVTIVGDDGTQIYAGDATTGPNGFVGFWLPRDIDATVTITADGRSATTRVGTGADDPTCLTTMRLG, encoded by the coding sequence GTGCGTACCCTGCCCGCCGCCACCGCATCGTTGATCGCCGTGATCGCCCTCGGCGCCTGTTCCGCGGACCAGCCGGCCATCACGCCGCCGACCGCCGCACCGTCAGCCGCTGCCCCCGCCGGCGTCGACGCGTTCCTCGCTGCACACGGACTGGAGGGCAAGAGCGTCACGGAGATCGTCGACGCACTCGACGCGACCAACGACGACCGCGAGGCCGGGCCGTTCGGCTCCGTGCGCTCCGGCGAACTGATCCTCGCCGATGACACGTCCGAGATCAGCCTGCCCATCGAGGACGCCTTCTACCTCTCGATCGCCCCCTACGTCGGCCAGACCCACGAGTGCTACAACCACAGCCTCTCGGGCTGCCAGGGGGAGTTGGTCGACGCCGACCTCGACGTCACCATCGTCGGCGACGACGGCACTCAGATCTACGCGGGGGACGCCACGACCGGCCCCAACGGCTTCGTGGGATTCTGGTTGCCGCGCGACATCGACGCCACCGTCACGATCACCGCAGACGGCAGAAGCGCCACCACCCGGGTCGGCACCGGCGCGGACGACCCGACCTGCCTCACCACGATGCGGCTCGGCTGA
- a CDS encoding HNH endonuclease, producing MGACAYCEAVGTALQRDCVLPVSRGGRYTLDNVVPACPSCNASKHNDEVTGWLRRKRLDENLFLIRHARILVALHAAPLEG from the coding sequence GTGGGGGCCTGTGCCTACTGCGAGGCCGTCGGCACCGCGCTGCAGCGCGACTGTGTGCTGCCCGTCTCCCGAGGCGGCAGGTACACCCTCGACAACGTGGTGCCCGCCTGCCCCTCGTGCAACGCGAGCAAGCACAACGACGAGGTGACCGGGTGGCTGCGCCGCAAGCGCCTGGACGAGAACCTGTTCCTGATCCGGCACGCACGCATCCTTGTGGCGCTCCACGCGGCGCCTCTCGAAGGGTAA
- the dinB gene encoding DNA polymerase IV, protein MTVIAHVDMDAFYASVEMARHPELRDVPMFVGGSTRGVVLSANYPARRFGITSGMPTSRARRMCPQVAVVHPDFDHYTAVSAGIAEIFDTVTDRVEMASIDEAFIDLTTALRRLGGDPVAIGERLRAQVMDEQGIACSVGIGPSKFIAKLASKQAKPDGLVWITADQVIGFLHPLPVEAIWGVGEATAGKLHRLGLESVRDVANTSKATLQRALGDGQGGLLFDLAWGRDDRSVLVREPAEHSVGSQETFGRDTDDPALVVTEILRMADRTAGRMRAQEMVGRTVTLSVRFADFTTITRTGTLKAYTDRTNDIYAEALRLFERLGLQRARIRRIGVRVEKLVPKTETYQQPALDEPARGWGEAEEAIDRAVLRFGPQAVQRARLARRADVLTAAG, encoded by the coding sequence GTGACAGTGATCGCCCACGTGGACATGGACGCGTTCTACGCCTCCGTCGAGATGGCACGGCACCCGGAACTGCGCGACGTGCCCATGTTCGTCGGCGGCTCCACCAGGGGGGTGGTGCTGTCGGCCAACTACCCGGCACGGCGCTTCGGCATCACCTCCGGCATGCCCACCAGCCGGGCCCGCCGGATGTGCCCCCAGGTCGCCGTCGTGCATCCCGACTTCGACCATTACACCGCGGTCTCCGCTGGCATCGCCGAGATCTTCGACACCGTCACCGATCGGGTCGAGATGGCCTCCATCGACGAGGCGTTCATCGACCTGACCACCGCGCTGCGCAGGCTCGGCGGTGACCCGGTGGCGATCGGGGAGCGGCTGCGCGCCCAGGTGATGGACGAACAGGGCATCGCCTGCTCGGTCGGCATCGGGCCGAGCAAGTTCATCGCGAAGCTCGCCTCCAAACAGGCAAAGCCCGACGGGTTGGTGTGGATCACCGCGGACCAGGTGATCGGCTTCCTGCACCCGCTGCCGGTCGAGGCGATCTGGGGCGTGGGGGAGGCCACCGCGGGCAAGTTGCACCGCCTCGGGCTCGAGTCGGTGCGCGATGTGGCAAACACCTCGAAGGCCACCCTGCAGCGGGCGCTCGGCGACGGGCAGGGCGGCCTGCTGTTCGACCTCGCCTGGGGCCGCGACGACCGCTCGGTGCTCGTCAGGGAACCGGCCGAGCACAGCGTCGGATCGCAGGAGACCTTCGGGCGCGACACCGACGACCCCGCCCTCGTCGTCACCGAGATCCTGCGGATGGCGGACCGCACCGCAGGCAGGATGCGGGCGCAGGAGATGGTCGGCAGGACCGTAACCCTCTCGGTGCGCTTCGCCGACTTCACCACCATCACCCGCACCGGCACCCTCAAGGCCTACACCGACCGCACCAACGACATCTACGCCGAGGCGCTGCGCCTGTTCGAGAGGCTCGGGCTGCAGCGCGCCCGGATCCGCCGCATCGGGGTGCGCGTCGAGAAACTGGTGCCAAAGACCGAGACCTACCAGCAACCCGCTCTCGACGAGCCGGCCCGCGGTTGGGGGGAGGCGGAGGAGGCCATCGACCGTGCGGTGCTGCGGTTCGGGCCGCAGGCGGTGCAGCGCGCCCGGCTGGCCCGGCGCGCCGACGTCCTCACGGCTGCGGGCTGA
- a CDS encoding OB-fold nucleic acid binding domain-containing protein: MYPKRLLLEEARRMNISVLGLDVNRSTGRYRAERLEETDDEESVTLPEHFAMGAIPAADGLPQVDGWGIRLSLADVKGISEPEIERIVAGQPFASLSDFWARARVAEPVVERLVLAGGFDRLYGIGRRAAITRHGQVTRRDLLLALADLHRARRADERVAARAKGRRQQVLSADPAELARAQRQQADRAAQAVQTALDFGDAEAEPTADVAVTGLPEMDDDQRLKAELEILGLDASQHIMGRYLPLLRAIGASSSRVLLQHRNQEEVLVAGVKVATQTPPVRSGRRVIFLTLDDSTGPVDTTFFEDVQGPYAATVFSSWMLLVRGKIRRTGPRGISIRATGAWDLGTLDEAWRAALNQGATEEEAIAAVTAILDEVPEGYSLVGTWEETRRPAADAANAPQAADPDEPAPEGFEPPPDPQRHTRAGGMGRRRVLVHASGFKQSPYSDIKPAGTGAAEAPRKLWHSSPGSSGR, from the coding sequence ATGTACCCCAAGCGACTGCTGCTCGAGGAGGCGCGTCGGATGAACATCTCGGTGCTCGGGCTCGACGTCAACCGCAGCACCGGCCGGTACCGCGCCGAACGCCTCGAGGAGACGGACGACGAGGAGTCGGTGACGCTGCCGGAGCACTTCGCGATGGGGGCGATCCCGGCCGCCGACGGGCTGCCGCAGGTCGACGGGTGGGGCATCCGGCTCTCGCTCGCCGACGTCAAGGGCATCTCCGAGCCAGAGATCGAGCGGATCGTTGCGGGCCAGCCGTTCGCCTCCCTCAGTGACTTCTGGGCGAGGGCACGGGTCGCCGAGCCCGTCGTCGAGCGGCTCGTCCTGGCGGGCGGCTTCGACCGGCTCTACGGCATCGGGCGGCGCGCCGCCATCACCAGGCACGGCCAGGTCACCCGCCGCGACCTGCTGCTCGCGCTCGCCGACCTGCACCGCGCCCGCCGGGCAGACGAACGGGTGGCCGCGCGGGCCAAGGGCCGCAGGCAGCAGGTGCTCAGCGCCGACCCCGCCGAGTTGGCAAGGGCGCAGCGCCAGCAGGCCGACCGCGCGGCACAGGCCGTGCAGACCGCGCTCGACTTCGGCGACGCCGAGGCCGAGCCGACCGCCGATGTCGCCGTCACCGGGCTCCCGGAGATGGACGACGACCAGCGGCTCAAGGCCGAACTGGAGATCCTCGGCCTTGACGCGAGCCAGCACATCATGGGCCGCTACCTGCCGCTGCTGCGCGCCATCGGGGCGTCGAGTTCGCGCGTCCTGCTGCAGCACCGCAACCAGGAGGAGGTGCTGGTCGCGGGCGTGAAGGTCGCCACCCAGACCCCGCCCGTCCGCTCCGGGCGGCGCGTGATCTTCCTCACCCTCGACGACTCGACCGGCCCCGTCGACACCACCTTCTTCGAGGACGTGCAGGGGCCCTACGCCGCGACGGTCTTCTCGTCGTGGATGCTGCTGGTACGCGGCAAGATCCGCCGCACCGGGCCGCGCGGCATCTCGATCCGCGCCACCGGCGCCTGGGACCTCGGCACCCTCGACGAGGCGTGGCGCGCCGCGCTCAACCAGGGCGCGACCGAGGAGGAGGCCATCGCCGCCGTCACCGCCATCCTGGACGAGGTGCCCGAGGGCTACTCGCTGGTCGGCACCTGGGAGGAGACGCGCCGCCCGGCCGCCGACGCCGCGAACGCGCCCCAAGCCGCCGACCCGGACGAGCCAGCGCCAGAGGGCTTCGAGCCGCCGCCCGATCCGCAGCGCCACACCCGCGCGGGAGGCATGGGCCGTCGCCGCGTCCTGGTGCACGCGAGCGGGTTCAAGCAGTCGCCCTATTCCGACATCAAGCCCGCGGGCACCGGGGCCGCCGAGGCGCCGCGGAAGCTGTGGCACTCCAGCCCGGGAAGCTCAGGAAGGTGA